Proteins found in one Malassezia vespertilionis chromosome 5, complete sequence genomic segment:
- the ATG27 gene encoding type II membrane protein (COG:U; SECRETED:SignalP(1-19); TransMembrane:1 (n7-15c19/20o189-213i); EggNog:ENOG503NU76), translating to MLWMRQLGALLAALVVVYAESCTFPGMKGKGLARNPKLDSVFRDGYIQTSSDLETPPSTTRRTVFVNLCGAITPKDGSDVAKECPSNAAVCIVTSTIRNNEPRVDYVIPAGVRNSYGKLVWTLQKHTLQLAGASWAQRQTFSQIKFECAKENVLKVRHYLDPLDTSSNTLSLALGAPELCRSSGSSGSLLHGLWACIKILFWLAILALLVYFVMGVWTNVSYYGATGWDLLPHRDFWRQLPGTARTE from the exons ATGCTTTGGATGCGCCAACTTGGCGCactgctcgccgcgctcgtcgtAGTGTATGCAGAGTCGTGTACCTTTCCTGGTATGAAAGGCAAAGGGCTTGCTAGGAACCCAAAGCTAGACAGCGTCTTCCGCGATGGATATATACAGACAAGCTCGGACTTGGAGACGCCGCCTTCGACtacgcggcgcactgtgTTTGTCAACCTGTGCGGTGCGATTACGCCTAAAGATGGGTCCGATGTAGCGAAAGAGTGTCCCAGTAATGCAGCCGTATGCATAGTGACGAGCACGATCCGCAATaacgagccgcgcgtggaTTATGTGATCCCCGCGGGCGTCCGCAACAGCTATGGAAAACTGGTGTGGACGTTGCAAAAGCATACCCTGCAACTTGCCGGTGCATcatgggcgcagcggcaaacgTTTTCGCAGATCAAGTTTGAATGCGCAAAAGAAAACGTGCTGAAAGTGCGCCATTACCTGGACCCATTGGACACGTCCAGCAACACACTGTCccttgcgctcggcgcgccagaaCTGTGCCGCTCATCCGGCTCATCCGGCTCGCTTTTGCATGGCCTTTGGGCGTGCATCAAGATTTTGTTTTGGTTGGCTATACTTGCCTTGCTCGTCTATTTTGTCATGGGGGTATGGACGAATGTGAGCTATTATGGCGCCACAGGCTGGGATCTTTTGCCGCACCGCGATTTTTGGCGCCAACTCCCGGGCACG GCGCGAACCGAGTGA